A genomic segment from Hypanus sabinus isolate sHypSab1 chromosome 8, sHypSab1.hap1, whole genome shotgun sequence encodes:
- the LOC132397832 gene encoding general transcription factor II-I repeat domain-containing protein 2-like has product MVDMTAHLNTLNTALQGKGRTALHMLEDVLAFERKLTVLARDLQKGTLSHFPNLREFKQGHDMIISEYLHSAIIAMQTSFGKRFCEFREEKNTLSFPVTPLSIDPSLLNTTALAGVSQPDLEMELADIADKDIWVSKFRRLTADLEDVARQKAVLAQKHKWSDIENLTDDSLRSCVKMKVTSYSPDVQTLCAEVQEQKSH; this is encoded by the coding sequence atggtagacatgacagcgcacctgaacacgctgaacacagctcttcaggggaaaggacgtacagccctgcacatgttggaggatgttttggcattcgagcgcaagttgacagtgcttgccagagatttacagaaaggcactttgtctcacttccccaatttgagagagttcaaacaaggtcatgacatgataatttcggagtatttacattctgcaatcatcgcaatgcaaacatcgtttgggaaacgcttctgtgagttcagagaggaaaaaaacacattatccttcccggtcacccccttaagcatcgatccttccctactgaatacgactgcattggcaggtgtgagtcaacctgatcttgagatggaactggccgacatagccgacaaagacatatgggtgtccaagtttagacgcttgacagcagaccttgaagatgttgcccgtcagaaggccgttcttgctcagaaacacaaatggagtgatattgaaaacctcacagatgacagcttgcgatcctgtgtaaagatgaaggtgacatcatacagccctgatgtgcagacgctgtgcgctgaggtccaggagcagaaatcccattaa